Proteins encoded in a region of the Paucibacter sediminis genome:
- a CDS encoding DUF3429 domain-containing protein produces the protein MPAAVSGNLPLNPVALRLGYLGLLPFVFGALLVWLVREDAHPYVTAALSAYAAVVISLLGGIHWGLGFRQSIPSPQPFVWGVVPALIAWIAVVMPPYAGLVVHGVMLIACYAVDRRSYPALGASAWLTLRFRLSGVAALSCFLGAAGS, from the coding sequence ATGCCTGCTGCTGTATCCGGCAACCTGCCCTTGAATCCCGTCGCGCTGCGGCTCGGCTACCTGGGCCTGCTGCCCTTTGTGTTCGGCGCGCTGCTGGTCTGGCTGGTGCGCGAGGATGCCCATCCCTATGTGACGGCCGCGCTGTCCGCCTACGCGGCCGTGGTGATCTCCTTGCTGGGTGGCATCCACTGGGGCCTGGGCTTCCGGCAGAGCATTCCATCGCCGCAGCCCTTCGTCTGGGGCGTGGTGCCGGCGCTGATCGCCTGGATCGCGGTGGTGATGCCGCCCTATGCCGGCCTGGTGGTGCATGGGGTGATGCTGATCGCCTGCTATGCAGTGGACCGCCGCAGCTATCCCGCACTGGGCGCCAGTGCCTGGCTGACGCTGCGCTTCCGGCTCAGCGGCGTGGCGGCGCTGAGCTGCTTCCTGGGGGCGGCCGGTAGTTAG
- a CDS encoding M61 family metallopeptidase yields MIHYKIEIADAQAHLYRVTLTVTAPSAEQAFSLPVWIPGSYMVREFARHLSGLRARQGQRELPVHQTSKCAWQVRCSGRAALVLSYQVYAFDTSVRAAFLDAQRGFFNGTSLCLRVHGREGEPHGIDLAGLLPGWQVATGMRAGRGKASYEAADYDELVDHPFELGKFWRGQFSAAGVPHEFVVAGAYPILDGDRLLRDAQRICEAQIDFWHGAHPPGKRAGKPPGKPPFERYVFLLNAVDDSYGGLEHRASTALIAARRDLPRLGQTELSEGYVRLLGLISHEYFHTWNVKRLRPDVFASFDYGQENYTQLLWFFEGFTSYYDELFLVRSGLIDEARYLKLIAGTFSGVLGAPGRKHQSVAQSSFDAWVKYYRQDENTPNAVVSYYTKGAMVAMALDLALRSADKPRAQANAGPSQVCLSPSGGGEGAARNSGPSSLDAVMRLLWQRSGGGPIGEADIMAAVTELGGAALAQDLTLWVHGTDDLPLPALLERFGLRWAADKPSLAQRIGLRVSENGSIVVKQVLQGSAALAAGFCAGDEILACNSWRLRKLEDALLGLQPERLTHMEWLVVRDQRVLMLLLQLPTGEAAATPVALSPAAKAPARALSLRRAWLGG; encoded by the coding sequence ATGATCCACTACAAGATCGAGATTGCCGACGCGCAAGCGCATCTGTACCGCGTCACCCTGACGGTGACCGCGCCGTCCGCCGAGCAGGCCTTCAGCCTGCCGGTGTGGATTCCGGGCAGCTATATGGTGCGCGAGTTTGCACGCCACCTGAGCGGCCTGCGCGCGCGCCAGGGCCAGCGCGAACTGCCGGTGCATCAGACCAGCAAATGCGCCTGGCAGGTGCGCTGCAGCGGCCGTGCCGCGCTGGTGCTGAGCTACCAGGTCTATGCCTTCGACACCTCGGTGCGTGCGGCCTTTCTCGATGCCCAGCGCGGTTTCTTCAACGGCACCAGCCTGTGCCTGCGCGTGCATGGGCGCGAGGGCGAGCCGCATGGCATCGACCTGGCCGGCCTGCTGCCCGGCTGGCAGGTGGCCACCGGCATGCGCGCGGGCCGCGGCAAGGCCAGCTACGAGGCGGCCGACTACGACGAACTGGTGGACCATCCCTTCGAGCTCGGCAAGTTCTGGCGCGGCCAGTTCAGCGCCGCCGGCGTGCCGCACGAGTTCGTGGTGGCGGGTGCCTATCCCATCCTCGACGGCGATCGCCTGCTGCGCGACGCCCAGCGCATCTGCGAGGCCCAGATCGATTTCTGGCACGGCGCCCATCCGCCCGGCAAGCGCGCCGGCAAGCCGCCCGGAAAACCGCCTTTTGAGCGCTACGTGTTCCTGCTCAACGCGGTGGACGACAGCTACGGTGGCCTCGAGCACCGCGCCAGCACGGCCCTGATCGCCGCGCGCCGCGACCTGCCGCGCCTGGGCCAGACCGAGCTGAGCGAGGGCTATGTGCGCCTGCTGGGCCTGATCAGCCACGAGTATTTCCACACCTGGAACGTCAAGCGCCTGCGGCCCGATGTGTTCGCTAGCTTCGACTACGGCCAGGAGAACTACACCCAGCTGCTGTGGTTCTTCGAGGGCTTCACCTCCTATTACGACGAGCTGTTCCTAGTGCGCAGCGGCCTGATCGATGAGGCCCGCTACCTGAAGCTGATTGCCGGTACCTTCAGCGGCGTGCTGGGTGCGCCCGGGCGCAAGCACCAGAGCGTGGCGCAGTCCAGCTTCGACGCCTGGGTCAAGTACTACCGCCAGGATGAGAACACCCCCAACGCGGTGGTGAGCTACTACACCAAGGGAGCCATGGTGGCGATGGCGCTGGACCTGGCGCTGCGCAGTGCCGACAAGCCGCGCGCTCAAGCAAATGCCGGGCCGTCCCAAGTTTGCTTGTCCCCCTCGGGGGGCGGGGAGGGCGCAGCCCGGAACTCGGGGCCGTCAAGTCTCGACGCGGTGATGCGCCTGCTGTGGCAGCGCAGCGGTGGCGGCCCGATCGGCGAGGCCGACATCATGGCCGCCGTGACCGAGCTGGGCGGTGCGGCGCTGGCGCAAGACCTGACCCTGTGGGTGCATGGCACCGACGATCTGCCGCTGCCGGCGCTGCTGGAGCGCTTCGGCCTACGCTGGGCGGCCGACAAGCCCAGCCTGGCGCAGCGCATCGGGCTGCGCGTGTCCGAGAACGGCAGCATCGTCGTCAAGCAGGTGCTGCAGGGCTCGGCCGCGCTGGCCGCCGGTTTCTGCGCCGGCGACGAGATCCTGGCCTGCAATAGCTGGCGCCTGCGCAAGCTGGAAGACGCGCTGCTGGGCCTGCAGCCCGAACGGCTGACGCACATGGAATGGCTGGTGGTGCGCGACCAGCGCGTGCTGATGCTGCTGCTGCAGCTGCCCACCGGCGAGGCCGCCGCCACGCCGGTGGCGCTGAGCCCTGCGGCCAAGGCGCCGGCGCGCGCGCTGAGCCTGCGCCGGGCATGGCTGGGCGGCTGA
- a CDS encoding DUF3108 domain-containing protein, translating into MGLLAGVLLAHLWLSEQVVRLQQGWRAPTEAMPPRLQAAFVRELRPATPTRPAARARALAPRPTRFAAAPAALPLLPPPAPEPLPAMPALPPLAAAPAPAASASSSAAAFEPGPEWPASTQLDYRLLGNYRGEVHGSAQVQWLRQGSRYQVHLDVAIGPSFAPLISRRMSSEGELTPQGIAPRRYDEDTRILFSERRRITLQFEGETLQFPNGRREAAPAGVQDTASQFVQLTWLFLTGREALQPGRVVELPLALPRRLYRWRYELLGEEELETPLGPLKTWHLRPTVQNTSGDLKAEVWLAPALQYLPVRLRIVQDEQTYVDLMLKQAPLQEAQPVAQPIVQPQADPPSKESP; encoded by the coding sequence ATGGGCCTGTTGGCCGGCGTGCTGCTGGCCCATCTCTGGCTGAGCGAGCAGGTGGTCCGGCTGCAGCAGGGCTGGCGTGCGCCGACCGAGGCGATGCCGCCGCGCCTGCAGGCCGCGTTCGTGCGCGAGCTGCGGCCCGCGACGCCTACCCGGCCGGCGGCCCGCGCGCGCGCGCTGGCGCCACGGCCGACGCGTTTTGCGGCCGCGCCGGCGGCCTTGCCTCTGCTGCCACCCCCGGCGCCCGAGCCGCTGCCGGCCATGCCCGCACTGCCCCCGCTCGCCGCGGCGCCCGCGCCGGCGGCATCTGCATCGTCATCAGCCGCTGCGTTTGAGCCCGGCCCCGAATGGCCCGCTTCCACCCAACTGGACTACCGCCTGCTGGGCAACTACCGCGGCGAGGTGCATGGCAGTGCCCAGGTGCAGTGGTTGCGCCAGGGCAGCCGCTACCAGGTGCATCTCGACGTGGCGATAGGCCCCAGCTTTGCGCCGCTGATCTCGCGCCGCATGAGCAGCGAGGGCGAGCTCACGCCGCAGGGCATCGCGCCGCGCCGCTACGACGAGGACACCCGCATCCTGTTCAGCGAGCGCCGCCGCATCACCCTGCAGTTCGAGGGCGAGACGCTGCAGTTTCCGAATGGCCGGCGCGAGGCTGCACCGGCTGGCGTGCAGGACACGGCCAGCCAGTTCGTGCAGCTCACCTGGCTGTTCCTGACCGGCCGCGAGGCCTTGCAGCCGGGGCGGGTGGTGGAGCTGCCGCTGGCCCTGCCGCGGCGGCTCTACCGCTGGCGCTACGAGCTGCTGGGCGAGGAAGAGCTGGAGACCCCGCTCGGCCCCCTCAAGACCTGGCACCTGCGCCCGACGGTGCAGAACACCAGCGGCGACCTGAAGGCGGAGGTGTGGCTGGCGCCCGCCCTGCAATACCTGCCGGTGCGCCTGCGCATCGTGCAGGACGAGCAGACCTATGTGGACCTGATGCTCAAGCAGGCGCCGCTGCAGGAAGCCCAGCCGGTCGCCCAGCCTATAGTTCAGCCCCAAGCAGATCCCCCATCCAAGGAGTCCCCATGA
- a CDS encoding enoyl-CoA hydratase, translated as MSYECILTETRGDGARKTGLITLNRPKQLNALNDQLMDELGQALLAFDADDSIGCIVLTGSERAFAAGADIPTMAPHTFISAFKSGLISKNWETILQVRKPVIAAVAGFALGGGCELAMMCDFIIAADSAKFGQPEIKLGIIPGAGGTQRLPRAIGKSKAMDMLLTARMMDAAEAERGGLVSRVVPADQLLTDALAAAETINGFSGPSVMLIKELVNLAYQGPLKDGVAVERRYFHALFGTEDQREGMEAFLAKRQPGFQHR; from the coding sequence ATGAGCTACGAATGCATCCTGACCGAAACGCGCGGCGATGGCGCCCGCAAGACCGGCCTGATCACCCTGAACCGCCCCAAGCAGCTGAATGCGCTGAACGACCAGCTGATGGACGAGCTGGGCCAGGCCCTGCTGGCCTTCGATGCCGATGACAGCATCGGCTGCATCGTGCTGACCGGTTCCGAGCGTGCCTTTGCCGCCGGCGCCGACATCCCGACGATGGCGCCGCACACCTTCATCAGCGCCTTCAAGAGCGGCCTGATCTCGAAGAACTGGGAAACCATTCTGCAGGTGCGCAAGCCGGTGATCGCCGCGGTGGCCGGCTTCGCGCTGGGCGGCGGCTGCGAGCTGGCGATGATGTGCGACTTCATCATCGCCGCCGATAGCGCCAAGTTCGGCCAGCCCGAGATCAAGCTGGGCATCATCCCGGGCGCCGGTGGCACCCAGCGCCTGCCGCGCGCGATCGGCAAGAGCAAGGCCATGGACATGCTGCTCACCGCGCGCATGATGGATGCGGCCGAGGCCGAGCGCGGCGGCCTGGTGTCGCGCGTGGTGCCGGCGGATCAGCTGCTGACCGACGCCCTGGCCGCGGCCGAGACCATCAATGGCTTCAGCGGCCCCTCGGTGATGCTGATCAAGGAGCTGGTGAACCTGGCCTACCAGGGCCCGCTGAAGGATGGCGTGGCGGTGGAGCGGCGCTATTTCCACGCCCTGTTCGGCACCGAGGACCAGCGCGAAGGCATGGAGGCCTTCCTCGCCAAGCGCCAGCCGGGTTTCCAGCATCGTTGA
- a CDS encoding DUF4148 domain-containing protein, giving the protein MNKLSTISVALVLAGLAVASGANAQSKTREQVLAELQQARASGELAQRAAEMEGVGALAAPVNAPKAHTLSASEAVKPATLPAAAPVKGKTRAEVVAELQRARETGELEEQFSEGGPGYFAVTRGISGTPVLAGK; this is encoded by the coding sequence ATGAACAAGCTCTCTACGATCTCCGTCGCTCTCGTGCTGGCCGGTCTGGCCGTCGCCTCCGGTGCCAATGCCCAAAGCAAGACGCGCGAACAAGTGCTGGCCGAACTGCAGCAGGCCCGCGCCAGCGGCGAGCTGGCCCAGCGTGCCGCCGAGATGGAAGGCGTTGGCGCCCTGGCCGCACCGGTGAATGCGCCGAAGGCCCACACCCTGAGCGCCAGCGAAGCCGTCAAGCCGGCCACGCTGCCCGCCGCTGCCCCCGTCAAGGGCAAGACCCGCGCCGAGGTGGTGGCCGAGCTGCAACGTGCCCGCGAAACCGGTGAACTGGAAGAGCAGTTCTCCGAAGGCGGCCCCGGCTACTTCGCGGTGACGCGTGGCATCAGCGGCACCCCGGTGCTGGCCGGCAAGTAA
- a CDS encoding response regulator: MADDDLLYFSDEDTPARDERLTPWVVLVVDDEPGVHEVSALVLAELALDGRGVSLLHAQSARQAEAMLRQRDDIAVVLLDVVMETETAGLDLVARIRRESRSPRARIVIRTGQAGRLSEYEVLRQHDVNEYCQKTDLTDRLLNRVCLLALRNYRDILSAGGCLSPA; this comes from the coding sequence GTGGCAGACGACGATCTCCTGTATTTTTCCGACGAAGACACGCCGGCTCGGGACGAGCGCCTGACGCCCTGGGTGGTGTTGGTGGTGGACGACGAGCCCGGCGTGCACGAGGTCAGCGCCCTGGTGCTGGCCGAGCTGGCGCTCGACGGCCGCGGCGTCAGTCTGCTGCATGCCCAGAGTGCGCGTCAGGCCGAGGCCATGCTGCGACAGCGCGACGACATCGCGGTGGTGCTGCTGGACGTGGTGATGGAGACCGAGACCGCGGGCCTGGACCTGGTGGCCCGCATACGCCGCGAGTCGCGCAGCCCGCGCGCGCGCATCGTCATCCGCACCGGCCAGGCCGGCAGGCTGTCCGAGTACGAGGTGCTGCGCCAGCACGATGTCAACGAGTACTGCCAGAAGACCGATCTGACCGACCGCCTGCTGAACCGCGTCTGCCTGCTGGCCTTGCGCAACTACCGCGATATCCTGTCCGCCGGCGGCTGCTTGTCGCCGGCCTGA
- a CDS encoding sensor histidine kinase, whose protein sequence is MNNTLAASAGPERLFSVDEGRALAEAALRSITLSTSRVSGDEFFRVLVRDLAKALDVHYVIAGELCSVQGSEAARTLAVWAGSDFIPNITYGLDGTPCQNVSCQDMCFHPSGVQAEYPQDQLLVDMGAQSYIGMPMVSTEGKTLGILTAMDVRPMDEGKRLLALSLLSIFAARCAAELQHRAREAELEALVARRTRALEEARAHLVEHEKLAALGGLVAGVAHEVNTPIGVAITSSSGLRRFAGEITEMLASEKVSRSRLATLSSQIAQSAELVERNLQRAAELIGNFKNLAVDQSSEEVREFVLADYLEALVTAHHAEISKHEARMQLQVPPGLRVRMAAGMLAQITSNLLMNALIHGGRPDLLLSLAVQQQGDGLRYVFEDNGVGVTAELRSRMLEPFFTTRRGEGGSGLGLHIVYTLVQRLGGSLTLESEPGQGLRVSLLLPGVVAS, encoded by the coding sequence ATGAACAACACCCTGGCTGCCAGCGCCGGACCCGAGCGGCTGTTCTCGGTCGATGAGGGGCGCGCGCTGGCCGAGGCGGCGCTGCGCTCCATCACCCTCAGCACCTCGCGCGTCAGCGGCGACGAATTCTTCCGCGTGCTGGTGCGCGACCTGGCCAAGGCGCTGGACGTGCATTACGTGATCGCCGGCGAGCTGTGCAGCGTGCAGGGCAGCGAGGCCGCCCGCACGCTGGCGGTGTGGGCGGGCAGCGACTTCATTCCCAACATCACCTATGGCCTGGACGGCACGCCCTGCCAGAACGTCAGCTGCCAGGACATGTGCTTCCACCCCAGCGGCGTGCAAGCCGAGTATCCGCAGGACCAGCTGCTGGTGGACATGGGGGCGCAAAGCTATATCGGCATGCCCATGGTCAGCACCGAGGGCAAGACCCTGGGCATCCTGACGGCGATGGACGTGCGGCCGATGGACGAAGGCAAGCGCCTGCTGGCGCTGTCGCTGCTGTCCATTTTTGCGGCGCGCTGTGCGGCCGAGCTGCAGCACCGTGCGCGCGAGGCCGAACTGGAGGCCCTGGTGGCGCGGCGCACGCGCGCGCTGGAGGAGGCGCGCGCGCACCTGGTCGAGCATGAGAAGCTGGCGGCCCTGGGCGGGCTGGTGGCGGGCGTGGCGCATGAGGTGAACACGCCGATCGGTGTCGCCATCACCTCCTCATCCGGCCTGCGGCGCTTTGCCGGCGAGATCACCGAGATGCTGGCCAGCGAGAAGGTATCGCGCAGCCGGCTGGCCACGCTGTCCTCGCAGATTGCCCAGTCCGCCGAACTGGTGGAGCGCAATCTGCAGCGCGCGGCCGAGCTGATCGGCAATTTCAAGAACCTGGCGGTGGACCAGAGTTCGGAGGAGGTGCGCGAGTTTGTGCTGGCCGACTACCTGGAGGCGCTGGTGACGGCCCACCATGCCGAGATCAGCAAGCATGAGGCCCGCATGCAGCTGCAGGTGCCGCCCGGGCTGCGCGTGCGCATGGCCGCCGGCATGCTGGCGCAGATCACCTCCAACCTGCTGATGAACGCCCTGATCCATGGCGGCCGCCCGGACCTGCTGCTGAGCCTCGCGGTGCAGCAGCAGGGCGATGGCCTGCGCTATGTGTTCGAGGACAACGGCGTGGGCGTCACGGCCGAGCTGCGTTCGCGCATGTTGGAGCCCTTCTTCACCACCCGCCGCGGCGAGGGCGGCAGCGGGCTGGGCTTGCACATCGTCTACACCCTGGTGCAGCGCCTCGGCGGCAGCCTGACGCTGGAAAGCGAGCCGGGGCAGGGGCTGCGCGTCAGCCTGCTGCTGCCCGGCGTGGTGGCCTCATGA